A region from the Deltaproteobacteria bacterium genome encodes:
- a CDS encoding TfoX/Sxy family protein — MKKEDSYRDFVLDQLRSLEGVTCRAMFGGYGLYLGADFFGIVYDGRLYFKTDETTRLEYRDRGMGPFAPGGEVVLKSYYEVPEDIVEDDEELVSWAREAAARKGKMKGRAPARMKR; from the coding sequence GTGAAGAAGGAGGATTCCTATCGGGACTTCGTGCTGGACCAGCTTCGCTCCCTGGAGGGGGTAACCTGCCGGGCAATGTTCGGCGGGTACGGCCTTTATCTTGGTGCGGATTTCTTCGGCATCGTCTACGACGGTCGGCTTTACTTCAAGACCGACGAAACGACGCGGCTGGAGTACCGTGACCGGGGAATGGGCCCCTTTGCGCCGGGCGGCGAGGTGGTCCTGAAGTCGTATTACGAGGTTCCGGAGGATATCGTCGAAGACGACGAGGAACTGGTCTCATGGGCGAGGGAGGCCGCTGCACGAAAAGGGAAGATGAAGGGTAGGGCGCCGGCACGAATGAAAAGATGA
- a CDS encoding SRPBCC domain-containing protein codes for MAGIESGAARQPEEDVLFITRDFAAPRELVFKAWTEPERVMRWWGPKGFTAPVCKIDLRPGGVSFSCMRAPDGKEYWGQGVYLEIVEPERIVCTDTFADEKGNPVSPRQYGMSPDWPEEAVIEVTFEEHDGKTKFTLHHYPIKPGPDRDMCRQGWNESLDKLADYLRSCAQ; via the coding sequence ATGGCCGGAATCGAAAGCGGTGCCGCAAGGCAACCGGAAGAGGATGTACTCTTTATCACGCGAGATTTCGCCGCCCCTCGCGAGCTGGTTTTCAAGGCATGGACCGAGCCCGAGCGCGTCATGCGATGGTGGGGCCCGAAAGGATTCACGGCGCCCGTCTGCAAGATCGATCTGCGCCCGGGAGGCGTCAGTTTCAGCTGTATGCGCGCACCCGACGGCAAGGAATATTGGGGGCAGGGCGTATATCTGGAGATCGTGGAGCCGGAGCGGATCGTCTGCACCGATACCTTCGCGGATGAGAAAGGCAACCCGGTCTCGCCTCGGCAATACGGAATGAGCCCCGACTGGCCGGAGGAAGCGGTGATCGAGGTGACCTTCGAAGAGCATGACGGCAAGACGAAGTTCACGCTGCATCATTATCCGATAAAGCCGGGCCCGGATCGCGACATGTGCCGGCAGGGCTGGAACGAATCACTGGATAAACTGGCCGACTACCTGCGGTCATGCGCGCAGTGA